The following proteins come from a genomic window of Methanosarcina sp. MTP4:
- a CDS encoding DUF3656 domain-containing protein: MSDKNFTCTPPEILAPAGDYDALLAAIKGKADAVYLGVGEFNARQGAKNFTPEDLEAAVDLAHSHGVKVYVALNIPIKQKEMQAALEIIDRAYAAGIDAVILQDLGLLRLLREIYPDLALHASTQMTIHSKAGVDFASGLGTKRVIVSRELSTAELKDIVDHSDVGIEVFVHGALCYSYSGKCLFSSFLHDRSANRGACAQPCRRRYSFLVNGRDIDEKYIGGSYPISCAELCTLPGLDEIVKTGVESLKIEGRMKKSEYVTGSSAAYKAAVEQICRTGEHLSKEEIEAKESELAKLFYRGYTKGFILGEKGVSHPKYSSNYGAFLGRVVDIGRSKSATKLTVQLNEDIHIKDGISLFARERMIGSAINGIITLRGERVKSAKKGEKVGLEISPKTGRAVRIRDELYITTDNELLNTLQKTEMKLIPVSLKAKARKGERFTVEIKTANEAGNETGIEAGNETEYGKTAEFTGDYVVQEAQKAPTTEEQVRRAMESLGGTPFEAVGVEIEADENIFIPVGVLKGTRRQASDLLLEKILKANKKEQKKPDVSDFTALCSTQASSKIGGGSEKAAANVTVKESGKPLLSVEVGKVSSLLRAAEAGADIIYIPISTFEELKSSENEGKLEDLKAGGLELVFILPIVNHDRELEALIPLIEKVRDAGFSIACSSLGTVQLAKTLGIPFVAQKEFNTFNAFTASTFYQAGAYRATLSSELNLSEVKNVCEALETCEGAGQTEIAVYGRELMLITENDLLKPLVDRKLVNKNSDVLLSGQDGSDYPVKREGTRTLIYNSKVLDMLKYVDKLKKYGADVFRLNLSLNSDREVVEITEAYKKALSGKEAMLKAARNVEYTTGHYFKGI, from the coding sequence ATGTCTGACAAAAATTTCACCTGCACTCCTCCGGAAATCCTTGCCCCTGCCGGCGACTACGACGCCCTGCTCGCCGCTATAAAAGGAAAAGCTGATGCCGTCTACCTGGGGGTAGGCGAATTCAATGCCCGCCAGGGGGCAAAGAACTTCACACCCGAAGACCTGGAAGCCGCCGTTGACCTTGCCCATTCCCACGGGGTCAAGGTCTACGTAGCCCTGAACATCCCAATCAAGCAAAAGGAAATGCAGGCAGCCCTGGAAATAATAGACAGGGCTTATGCCGCCGGGATCGACGCGGTTATCCTGCAGGACCTGGGGCTCCTCCGGCTTCTTAGAGAAATCTACCCTGACCTGGCCCTGCATGCCAGCACCCAGATGACGATCCACAGCAAAGCGGGAGTCGATTTTGCTTCAGGGCTCGGGACAAAAAGGGTCATAGTCTCAAGGGAACTTAGCACCGCCGAACTCAAGGACATCGTGGACCACTCGGACGTCGGGATCGAGGTCTTCGTGCACGGGGCTCTTTGTTACTCCTACTCCGGCAAGTGCCTCTTCAGCAGCTTTCTCCATGACCGGAGTGCAAACCGGGGAGCCTGTGCCCAGCCCTGCCGCCGGCGCTACAGCTTTCTTGTAAACGGCAGGGACATTGACGAAAAATATATAGGGGGCAGCTACCCGATCAGCTGTGCCGAACTCTGTACCCTCCCCGGCCTGGACGAGATAGTTAAAACCGGGGTTGAAAGCCTCAAGATCGAAGGTCGGATGAAAAAATCCGAGTACGTGACCGGCAGTTCAGCAGCCTACAAAGCCGCAGTCGAACAGATCTGCAGGACCGGGGAACACTTAAGCAAGGAAGAAATTGAAGCAAAGGAATCCGAACTTGCAAAACTCTTCTACAGGGGCTATACAAAAGGCTTTATCCTCGGGGAAAAAGGTGTCTCCCACCCGAAGTACAGCTCCAACTACGGAGCCTTCCTCGGCAGGGTAGTGGATATTGGCCGTTCAAAAAGCGCTACCAAACTCACTGTTCAACTGAACGAAGACATCCACATAAAAGACGGGATCAGCCTTTTTGCCAGGGAACGGATGATAGGCTCGGCAATAAACGGCATAATCACTCTCCGTGGGGAACGTGTTAAGAGCGCAAAGAAAGGCGAAAAAGTGGGCCTTGAAATCAGTCCCAAAACTGGCAGGGCAGTGCGCATCAGGGACGAATTGTATATTACAACTGACAACGAACTCCTTAATACCCTGCAAAAAACCGAAATGAAGCTTATCCCCGTAAGCCTGAAAGCAAAAGCCAGGAAAGGGGAAAGGTTTACAGTCGAAATTAAAACAGCAAATGAGGCCGGAAACGAAACCGGAATTGAAGCCGGAAACGAAACCGAATATGGCAAAACTGCCGAATTTACCGGTGATTACGTCGTCCAGGAAGCCCAGAAAGCTCCCACCACGGAAGAACAGGTAAGGAGGGCAATGGAAAGCCTTGGTGGCACTCCCTTTGAAGCCGTAGGCGTCGAGATCGAAGCCGACGAGAACATCTTCATCCCGGTCGGGGTACTGAAGGGCACAAGGCGCCAGGCTTCAGACCTCCTGCTTGAAAAAATCCTCAAAGCAAATAAAAAAGAGCAAAAAAAACCCGATGTTTCAGATTTCACCGCTCTGTGCAGTACACAGGCAAGTTCGAAAATCGGTGGAGGCTCGGAAAAAGCTGCAGCAAATGTTACAGTAAAGGAATCCGGAAAGCCTCTCCTGAGCGTTGAAGTAGGCAAAGTTTCTTCCCTGCTCCGGGCAGCCGAAGCGGGTGCAGATATTATCTATATCCCGATTTCCACCTTCGAGGAGCTAAAAAGCTCCGAAAACGAAGGAAAACTGGAAGACCTGAAAGCCGGAGGCTTGGAACTCGTCTTCATCCTCCCCATAGTAAACCACGACAGGGAACTGGAAGCCCTTATCCCCCTAATCGAAAAAGTCCGGGACGCAGGCTTCAGCATCGCATGTTCCAGCCTGGGTACGGTGCAGCTTGCAAAAACTCTGGGAATTCCTTTTGTCGCCCAGAAGGAGTTCAACACCTTCAACGCCTTTACCGCAAGCACTTTCTACCAGGCAGGAGCGTACAGGGCAACCCTCTCAAGCGAACTGAACCTGAGCGAGGTAAAGAACGTCTGCGAAGCGCTGGAGACCTGCGAAGGGGCAGGCCAGACCGAAATCGCAGTCTATGGCCGGGAATTGATGCTGATTACGGAAAACGACCTCCTGAAACCCCTGGTTGACCGGAAGCTGGTAAATAAAAACAGTGATGTGCTCCTTTCCGGCCAGGACGGTTCCGATTATCCGGTCAAGCGAGAAGGGACCCGGACCCTGATCTACAACTCAAAAGTGCTTGACATGTTGAAATATGTCGATAAACTGAAAAAATACGGGGCTGACGTGTTCCGCCTGAACCTGTCCCTGAACAGCGACAGGGAGGTTGTGGAAATCACGGAAGCATACAAAAAAGCCCTTTCCGGAAAAGAAGCCATGTTGAAGGCAGCAAGAAATGTGGAGTATACGACAGGGCACTATTTCAAGGGGATTTGA